Genomic segment of Rhodocaloribacter litoris:
GCCGTCATCCGGACCGGCCACCTCGTTGCTGTCGCATCCCCACAGCGCAAGCAGGCCCACCAGGACCAGCACCGGCATACTTCTTTTCCCAAGAGCGTTCAAACTTCTCATGGCTCTCCTTTGTCTTGTTAAAACGACACAACCGAATATTTTTGCCACCAAATCGTGACAAAAATATATTTCTCAAAGAGAAACAAGGTTGCACACGCCTATTCTGTCCGATTTTCGGACAAACAACGTGCACTATGGTAAAGGACGACCACCCGGCGCTCTTTTATTTCAAGAAACTGTCACAGATCGGCCACTTTTCCATACCGCCCTCGACGCGCCATTGTCACAAATTTCATACTAAATAAAGCATCTGCCGGAAATGCACCGGCCGTCCTGTGAAGGAGCGTATAGCGTTGGTCAATGCTATTGAGGGCGTCATGGTGAAGAGCGATGTAGTCGCACCCTTCACGGGTGCGCCCCCTGGTCCACAGGAGAGCCCGGGCTGCCCACATGTAGCCGCGGGCTTCCGCCCGGGCCCATCCAGCAGCCGGCAGGGCGCACTCTTCGCAACGACGCCTTCAACACGAATGGCCCACGCTATACCACGGCCTCCGGACCCTCCTTTCCCGTGGTTTTGCCCCCAGACCGGCACGTGGTCTCACATGGCCGGAGTGCTCCCCTTCGGCGTCTCCCGGAAAGAAGAAATGCCGCACCGGGAGAGCGAAGCGTCCCCTGATCATCAAAAGCCCTTCGGAGCTCGCCTCAATCCCCGCTGCCGTAATCCTGGAAGTAGACGTCCTGGAGGAGGCGATTCTCGGCCGACTCGTGTCGCTCGAACAGGGTGATCACGTCGGTGAAGCGCTCGCGGAGGCGACGGGTCCGGGCGGGCGACGGGGCCCGGATGTCCTTCAGGACGTTGAGCACGTGGTTGAGATCGGCCACCACCTTGTGGTGCTCCTCCTGAAGCGTCTCGACCCGGGCGGCATACTGCGGTGCCAGGCGCACCACGTCCTGGATGAACCCGCCCTCCTCCTCGAGATCGAACTGTTTGAGCAGGAGGGTCTGGAAATCCCGCAGGCGCCACAACAGATCGAGCTTCCACCGGACGAAATCGTCCGCCGGCATCTCCCAGGTTTCCGGCCGGGTGAGGGTTTCGATACTTTCCCCGATCCGCCGGTATCCGTCCTCGATCTGACGGGCAATGGCCATATCGACCTCGCGCGTTTCCATGACGTCCTCCTCCCGTTGAAGCTTGTGCCGGTGGGTCCCCGCTCTCCCATCAATCTTAAGAAAAACAGATCCCTGTCACAAGCCCCCGGGCGGCGACGCGGCAGGCGAGGGACTACCAGGCCGAGACCACCGGCAGGTCGCGCATGGTCACCAGCCCCGGCGCCGCCTCGTGGACGCGGCGGACGGCATTGACGGCGATGGCGACGGTGGAGAGGTCGCCGTTGGTGCCCCGGAGACGGACCTCCAGGTCGGGCCGGCCCGTCAGGCGGATCGTGTCGCCGTCATCCTCTTCGGCCAGCGCGGCGATGAAGGTGAGCACGGCGAACTCGCCCGTGTCGGTGAAGCCACGCGCCACCTGCCGGAGCCCGCGTACCTGCCCGGCCCCGACGCGGACGTGCTCCGTCTCGACGGGCGTCTCGGCCACGACCGGTTCGACGCCGTCCTCGTAGCGCACCAGCCTCTGCCCGAGCGTGTCGAACAGCATCGCCATCGACTCAGGCAGGCCCACGTGGCCCATGCGCCCCGCGGCCATCTGCTCCCGGAACGCTTCGACGGTCATCCCCGCGCCGATCTTCTTCTGGAACGGCCCGCGCCGCGTCGAGGCATTGATGACGCGGGTGACGGCCACGTGGCGCACCTCCTGGCAGATGCCCGAGAGCGCCAGCGGCAGCGTGTCCATCAGAAAGCCCGGGTTGACGCCCGTGCCGAGGACCGTCTTGCCGGCCTTCCGGGCGGCGGCGTCGATCTCCTCGGCCTCGGCCCGGTGATCGCGCCAGGGGAACGACAGCTCCTCGGCCGTGGAAACGACGTCGAGGCCGGCTTCGAGGATCTCCAGGATCTGCGGCTTGAAGAGATCGAAATAGGAGCTGGTGGTGTGCAGGACGACGTCGGCTCCGGTGCGGTCGAGCGTTTCGGCGAGCGTCCGGGTGACGGGGACGCCGAGCGGTGCGGGCAGGCCGGCCACCTCGCCCACGTCGCGGCCGGCCTTGGCCGGGTCGATGTCCACGCCGCCGACGAGGGTGAGGCCGTCGCGGGAGGCGGCCAGGCGCGCCACGGCACAGCCGATGGGGCCGAGGCCATACTGAATGACACGAATCGGTTGCGTCATGGAAAAGAAGACGTTGGTTCGCTGGTTTGCAAGGTAAAAAAACGGGCGCATCACGCGTCCGTAAAGGGGTTCAGGACAAAAAGGGGCGGATCCGGGCCGCCGCCCGCCGGCAGGCTTCGCCGAGGAAAGCGAGCTCGGCTTCGGCGTGCGCGGTCGTGGTGGCCCCGAGGCCGTGCACCGTATGCACGTTCTCGAGCAGCAGGGCCAGCCGGAGCACCCGTTCGGCGAGCTCCCGGTCCGTGAGCCGGGGATCGAGGGCTTCGTCCGGGGTGTCGAAGGGGCGGTCCGCGGCCTCCTCGTACGGGAAAAGCGGCATGTGGAGCGAGCAGCCGGGCAGGTCGTCGACGCGGTCCCCGGCGAAGCGAACGAAGATACCTTCGCCGGCAAAAGCCCCGGTGACGACCTTCCGCGTCTGTACCGCGCGCTCCCGGAGTACGGGGTAGACGTCCGCCTCGTGGGTCACCAGGTGCTCGAGCATCGTGCGGGCGGCCAGCATCGCCGCCGGGTGGGCCGCATAGGTGCCGCCATCGAACCGCACCGTGCCGCCGCGCCCGGCCAGGGCCAGCACGTCGGCCCGGCCTGCGACAGCAGCCACCGGCATTCCGCCCCCGATGGTCTTGCCAAAAGCAGCCAGGTCGGGTGTGACGCCGTAGAGCGCCCCGGCATCTCCGGCCCGGAAGCGAAAGCCGGTG
This window contains:
- a CDS encoding dihydrodipicolinate reductase, with translation MTQPIRVIQYGLGPIGCAVARLAASRDGLTLVGGVDIDPAKAGRDVGEVAGLPAPLGVPVTRTLAETLDRTGADVVLHTTSSYFDLFKPQILEILEAGLDVVSTAEELSFPWRDHRAEAEEIDAAARKAGKTVLGTGVNPGFLMDTLPLALSGICQEVRHVAVTRVINASTRRGPFQKKIGAGMTVEAFREQMAAGRMGHVGLPESMAMLFDTLGQRLVRYEDGVEPVVAETPVETEHVRVGAGQVRGLRQVARGFTDTGEFAVLTFIAALAEEDDGDTIRLTGRPDLEVRLRGTNGDLSTVAIAVNAVRRVHEAAPGLVTMRDLPVVSAW